The DNA sequence ataattacaacttGCCCAATATGAAAGTAATCTTTATAGCTCATTTTGGGGGCTTCCTCTCAATCACCTTGAAAGTAGAGTGCATGGGTAAATCAATCCCAAcaaagttttgttatatacaagcaaagtcgcatactaatttgcgtatcaatactgatttttttaaacttaaaatttaaattagcactgttttcaataaaatttattttttgactaatcacaatagattaatgcacatattaatacacaattgtacttataattagattttttctccCAACAAAGATGGACAATTATAGAGAAGTTTGAATTTGAGAGAAAAACAGTAGATTGAGAGAGAGTCTTACTGACACACTGAGGAGTTGACAGGGTTGCAAACAATATGGCTGTACTAACCTTGGTTTGCATCAGTATTGTCCAGTTACCATCTTGTATTCTAGAGGTCAGAGTGCACCGAAAAGATTCCCGTACGATGTTTCATTTTGGACTGTGATACCACAGACTCGTGGTACTGTAAACCACATTAGATGAGAAGGTATAGAGTTGACTGGTAGACCCTGGTATAATTCTTATTTCTGTGGCACATCTGTCCTTTGCACCTTTATATATGCATGCGCTTTAGCCTTGATTACGTAAGTGAGTATTAAATAGACTTGTTTGTTTTgacgagatgagatgagtacttgagatttgaaagttgaataaaatattattaaaatatattattttaatattatttttatattagaatttgaataaattgaattgtttattttatttttatattgaaatttgaaaaagttgaattgtttattttattttatatgagaatttgaaaaaattgtaataattattttgagatgagatgtgagTCACTAAAGCAAATATTGGTTTTTCTCATAAGGGAATTTGGTCAAAATAGGTGGGGATTatgtgagaaaaaatatttttccaccAATTTTGTTCGTGAGatgttggtggcatataattcatgagcaGTAAACTTTTCCCATGAAAAAGTTTATTTGTGGGAAAAGACTACCTTTTGTCACGACTATAAGTTATAGCAAAACCTGTTTTCATCCGTGGCaaatggagatagaaacctagcCCTTTGTGGTGAGATTAACATCAATTGTCACCAGAGCCACAGTCTGAAAAAGTGTGTTAGCCACGTATGATTTTATCACACATTTACTGGTATAAAATTTTTGGCCACTCCCTAAATCATGACTATTATTAGTATTGGGGCCGAAATGTTTGGTGATAATTATGTTTTAGTCACCTCTATATTTGTCGAAAGAACTTATTatttactacttgtactattgGAAATAAGTATTTCCCATGACAAAAGTAATGGCGGATGATTTAGTGTGGTGGCTTACTGTGTCATTTCCGTGAGAATAATTAGTCGAAAAAAGTGGGGAGGTCGTGAGAACAAACCTTTTTTCACCAAATTTTCTGGTGAGAGGCTCGTGGCATATAATTCATAAGCAATAATAATTTACCCATCATTTTTACACTCATTGGACAAATACTAGTGTAATTAAGGAGTAAATATTAAATCTGTTCACTACAATCTGAAATTACTCTCGAAACCCATGAAAATACAATTACTAAATCCGTAGTCCACTTAAACTCAAGCCAAAACATAAGGCTGCATGCAATCATAACAGAACATATGTTTTCAATCATTGCATATATCCCATAGCAAGGGATGTGAACCAGAGCCAAGGAAAAATACCTGTAAATCAAACATATTTGTAGAGTTCATCAAGTGTGCAATGAGAGGTGAAACAATAGGCATGAAAACGGtgtaacatatataataaagtacCATAAAGGAGCCCATGGTGTACGGAGCTCAAGAAAAGGATATGCCACCTGAGCAAGATTCAAAATGTGTTACTAGAGAGAATGTTAGAGAGAATGTCATGGTTCCACACAGCCACGGAAGAGAGCCGATAAGACAATTATGCATACCATGTAAAACCACAAGCATGAAGGATCCACTGGAAAGCAACATAGAGGCAGCTCTAGATCACAAAATATGCAAAcccaaaccaagaaaatggCTGAAAAAACAAACATTGTTGAAATGGCATTATGGATCCCGTAAACTCAGATTAGAGTGGAGGTATGATAAACATGTTCTATTCTACCAAAAGGATTGGGCCATGCAACATCCAATCTAACACCTTTAACTAAGATGTAAGCTACTTTTATACTATAATCCTAATTGTCAAGCTCTGAGGTTCCAGAGAACAAAATATGGAAACCCAAACAAAGTTGTTTGCACAATTCAAAAGACTGTGATAGCTATAGGGGTAATTTAATGACATTGTTACAAGGCATAAGAGCTTCCATAGTTCACTCCTATGAATGGGCTTTGCGAGCATAAATGGTTAACACTTACAAGGTTATTGAGAGCTGTatccaaaagaagaaaaatggcaTTCAAACTATGCAAGCAACCTATCAACTGCCAAGAAtgaaaaaaacacataaacAGTGAGGAGAATATTAGGAATTAAATCATGTTATGATTCCTGAGAGAATTAAAACAAGATGGCGGTAACATAATTCCCAACATTTTTTTGATAGTATACATAATTCCCAACATTAGTAAATGCAAATGATGGTAAGAAGAAATCAAGCAACTTGTATCGAGGTTCTTAGAAGCAACATAACTAGAGACAATAACACAGGTTCCGAGCAACAATAAAAGAGtgattttttaacaaacaaagaTATGTGTCATAACCAACATGTACGTAAACAACCAGTTCCCACCATGTAGGCACCAGCATGTACACCCCTGCGTGCAAACACACTAAGCATATAAATTGCCGGATGGAACTCAATTTACAAAACCAAGTACAATTAATGCTACAAAAGGCTAAAGGGGAAAGAAAACATCCAGAGTATGTGCAAGCACTGCATCTGCATCATCAGGCAAGCAAAGATAATCGAGGAGAACATCATTAAGAAGCAATATCAGAGCACTCCAAAAATTGCATAGACAAGCGACAAAAAGCTATGGTAGATTTTTGGCTCTAACATCAAAATGGCCAAGAAAAGATCATCACCCATAAGAATATGGAGAAGATATTCCAGTAATTTAGGGAGCACCTGCAGATTGATGAACTCAATACAGCACAATTATCAATTTattagaagaattaaaaaaCCAGATGCCATAATGAAATCCATTTCAAGTCAAACCTTAACTCCTTTCAATGACTTCTAACCTTGTAGTATCGGAAATTATATAAGTTATGAACTTGAGTAATTTCTTGTAAAAGTGAGGTAAATTATTTGGTAAAACTGTTGCTTTTTATATCTTTCACGTCACACTACCAACCTAAAAGTACCATTGGGACCAAAGTAAACCCAACATCCAATATTCCCATGACAATACTGCTCCAATTGTATTATTCCAAGATGGTGTATTTGCACTTTTAGTTGAGCACCACGACAAAAATAACATACAGTTCttaaattttctcacctttAGATATCAGTTGGCATGAATGAGGAAACataaagagaagggaaaagaagTTTGTGACGGTATTAAAACTTCAGTgatggaaagaaaaatataaggttgacaaaatattaaaacactAAGTTTCCCTTCCACTGATGCTAGACATATATACTCTCTGATTTTGGCTTTTGAATTTAACAAATATCATGGCGCCCAAATTCTGTAAACCAACCATGTTTTGTTAAACACTATGCATGCAGCAATCACTTCCTTTGTTGTGTGTCTTAGCACAAGAGAATAAGTGTAGTCAAAGAAACAAGTTACAACTACAAGTATTGTATTAAAAATGTACAAAAAGCAACAGAATGTCCACACAAACCAAGTTCTTGCCATTATTTGATTCCTAAGACAACAATCACTCAATAAGAAACTGATTTCAAAAGCACAAAGGAGCAACTTAAAGTAACCATAGTTAAGGAACAAGCCTCTAGCTGCATCCTTCCACCACCAccaattccttccaactccACTACCATTTCATGtcaataaaatagtaaaagacATATTCAAACAAAACTTGTAGCCTTGCATTGAACTAACTTGTTGAACATTAGTACCATTGTTATTAAAGAAGTTGGATATATCTTTACCATTATAGACAGTACAAAGATTATCAGTCATAAAACCTTCACAAATTGATTATGCCAAAGATGCCTCATACTTCGCCACAGTATCAAAATTCCAAAACAGACTGTTTGGCACAGACAAATCAAACTGAAAACTACAAGTTGTTGGCCTCCACATATACAGAATCAATTCAATTTACACTAAGTGAATCATTCTCATTTCAAATACAAAACGAATGAAATAATCACCCACTTCAagttctacaaaaaaaaaaaaaattaagtaataaatataaggatTAAGTATCACCAACCCACTTCAAGTTCTACCTACttgagcaaaaccaagcacttagAACCAACAATTATATTACAAAGAAAACGAAAATAAACTAGAGGAGGACTTACAGGAGGTGAAGGGTGGGGCTTCAAAGGTGGTGGATTGGGAGTGGGAAAGggtggtttgggttgctatAGGACCGGTAATGAAATGGTGAGAAGATGGTGGCCAATGGTGGTGCAACGGTGGCGCGGGGAGGATTTTGGGCCGCGACTTGCAGCCGTACGTGGTGGAGTTTGGCGGCGCGAGAGGGGCTAAAAATAGAGGGGTGAGGTCGCCAACTgatggggaagagaatgggagcaACGGCGATAGAAATGGACGGTGCACGGTGGCGTAACAACCCACAACCCGAATGGGTTTTGCACGGCCAACGGGGAGGAGAGAGGGAGCGTGGGGAAGGGAGGTTGGGGTGAGGGAGGTCGCCGGAGTGTGGGGGAGCTGGTGGGCTGGGCGGTGTCACCGAACGGCGGGGCACGACGTGGCTGGGTCGCGCATGGGCAATCGGGAGGCTGGATCGGGAGGCTGGGTCACGCACGGGCTGGGGGAGAAAtaaggaggagaaaaagaaaaagaaagaagaaaaaagaaagaagaaagaaaaaaaggaaaaaggaaaaagaaaaggaaggaaaagaaaaaaaatgaagggaaagaaataagGTGTAGTCTTTTTAATCTGAGTTTCAAAATAGACCTAACGAAAAAGATTAATTCACAAtggtaaatttaaataatataatttaaatgtagtgatttagtaaaataaaataataaaatttattaactacaaaataataattaataacaagaaagtacatcaaaatcattttcacaactaaaaaaatcataaaataaatctagtGAGAAatctgataaatttaaaacaaaataattaatcttttaaatctctaaaataatctctaaaataaatctctaaaaaaaataaaagaaagataatCGACGTTAGGTGTGGGTGTGAGGTATAAAGTAGGCTGATATATAGTAttcttctatttaaaaatatatagagattTTTATGGCGAGTAATATTTGTGAGAATTACTTATTTAGTAGCAGGCAAAAACAATAAGCCACGATAATGAGGGTACAAGTTAAATAGTAATTTTGCGATGACTTCAATCCGTGGTAAAAAGTCAATTTAACTCGTTACAATAACTATTTTTCTACTAAAGATGTATATTTTGTCTATATTTATTATCCAAGAAACAAGTTAGTGACAAAAAGTACAGAAGTGGTAGAGAAAAGTTTTTTGCCATCAAACACTATCGACCAAGACAATTTCATGGAAAAATGTCTATATTTATTCTCTCCAAACGTTTTGGTGACAAAAAGCCATTTTTTTCCACGACAGCTAGCTGAAGAAAAAGAATTCGTGGCAAAAGCCACAAAATGTTGTAGTGAGTTTTCTGAAAGTGAATAAAGGGTTCCTCctaataatttacaaaaattctaagtgcagtcatttttgtgcactcttttgtgcactccagtgatatgattggttggatattaaaaaaaaattaatccagccaatcatatcagtggagtgcgcagggagtacgcaaaagtgactgtatgtagcattacttaaTAATTTATACTAGTATTTGATATCAGTTAATTATAACACATACAATAATACTCATTATAAGTTAATGAATCATaagatatatacacatatatgttcatcataattactatatattatatatactatatataatgaactttatacatatataatatgatttatatttatatattaatatatctgTGTTAATATATGAGCGAGCTGACAGAGTTGAGCTTAACTTTATACGTACGAGCATGCATGCTCATAAACTTTAATTGAGTCGGGTGAATTTTATACAAGCACTTAATTTGTGTAATTCAAATAATTGAATCTTACTTTTTGTTCACGAACAacctatttaattaataatcgaATAgaatgaaatgagtttaattgatagcattaattatttatttacagCGCTAATAATTATTACTACATGACAATCACACTTCATCCCGTCATTTGAAATAAATATGTTGGACTTATACGCGCGAGAGGAAGAAGTgttaaattacaaattaaattatgaaactcccttcttaaatatttatactaGTTTAAGCTTTTGAAATAAACGTACACAGATTTTATAAGCCAAGATAGTAAATTACttaatttataaaactaaatacatgaacttgataaaataatatatagtattgcacctctctctctctctctctctctctctctgtggtttGCTTGTTGTCTCTGCGTCTGAACCCTGATCTAAGGCAACCCTCTTCCTGGTTGGCTAAACGTACTGTTGGAATGGCGTCATTTTTCCTTAATTTCTACGAAGAAGCCGCTGGGGACTGCGTGATGGCACCGACCATGTTTAATGCAACACACGGCTGATCACTAGGTACCTGCATtcatgcaaatatatatatatcagaataAGCATTTCCTTAATTACCCATGCAAGCAAATTAAACAACAATCTCACATTCTTAATTACTGATCAGGCTatttgcatctctctctctctctctctctctctgaggtCATGATTATTACTCATTATGTCAGCACTCATGCATGCAGATTTAGGGTTAGCTTAGCTCAAAAAGCATGCAGCTCAAGAAAggtgtttttccttttcttgtttttcttgacCAAAAGAGGGATCAGTTCCTGATCTGATCAgatttcttcaaaataaagcaTGTGAAATAGACGAGTGCTACAACTAACCATGGCAAAATTTTAAAGCGGTATTGGCCGCAAGCTAGCAGTACGCACGTACATTTACTTTCATCATGAGGAAAACTTGAAGTACATGTCACGTGTACAGTACTACTAGTGCTCGTCGATCGATAAAATTATACCGATCTAAAGATCCTTATTTCTGTGAAGTACTGGAACTCAaaataactgaaaatggtaattattatatatgagCTATTCCATGGTATATTAATGACCATGGCCTCATGGGGTATGACGTTATTGCCGACATGCAGATCAAAAAGTAGATATTGCTTTTGACTTACAAAGTGGCCTGCTCCAAGAACCCAATAGAAATGTAGGTTTTTGTATGACTTGAAGAAACCCTCTGTTCTTGTATTATTTCCACAGTAGAGAGGGGTTCTGACCGTGCTCGAGAAATTACGTAGCCCTTCCCACCTGATCAtacacgtatatatatatatatatatatagagagagagagagagagagagagagagagagagagagagagagagagagagagagagagagagagagagagagagagaacacaaCACCATTTCAAGATggcaggaaaaagaaagaaagaaagaatattaaagaTTAGAGAGTTACTTGAGTTTTTCAATCCAGGCTTCTGTCCCCATGGTTGCACATATAAGATCAAGCTGCAATTAACGAGCAGCCAAACTATATATGTCAAGGTTACAATATGAGTACTACTAggtaatatatatgaatattccCACCAATattgatgaaaatattaaaaattacaacAACTAATGGTATTTCGCCTCAAGTACTCAACAGTACCATCGTTGAAAAAATAGAAGtattgattattgatcttacTTGCCCATTGTAAACAGTCACATTCACTCCTTTAGCAAGGAGCTCATCGACCTGTAAAATAACAAGGAATTGGTCACTTAAAAGATCTTTTTAAGTAAATAAATGTGatcaaagaaattaaattttaattaattttctaagtGAAtctatgaaggaaaaaaaaaaaaaaaatggaattttccTGCCCTAAATTATTGGTTGCAATCTGCATCAAGAAATCAGACTTTACAAACTTTACTCATTAATTCTCCTTACCTCACCGATCCTTGGTTTCATAAATTCGCCCACAAGCTTTGTGAAAACAGTTTCTGACTGCCCTTCCCACCTGTAAAGGAAACCCTCATACTTCTTTCATggatcacatatatatacagttTCAGCATggtacatcattttttttttcctgcaatAACAAAGGATCAGAAAACTCACTCCACATTTTCCGGAATgatctttagtttctttttaatgacACCATTCATCAAACGCCCCAAATCACCTACACCACCAGGAGAAGACCTTAAGGAACTCAAATATGATGAATATCTTTTTACTGAGATCCCTTTTGCGAAATCTACTTCTGTCATCGAGTCTGATCCAAAATCCAACAGAAAATTGTAGAAGTCCTGAAAATCCACGCATCATATTAATTTTGTGCTATAACTGAGTTTTAGATACGAGAATTCAGTCAATATATATGACTAATTAATGCATTCTATACCACATTATTGTTGTTGGAGCTAACGACTGACTCAAGTTGCATCCATGAATTGGTTGCATCAACATATAGACCTTGCTCAATATGCTGCTTAATCTTCAGAGCCAGACTGttttttcaaatgagtttgtCAGCAAACTGAAATCTTCAAATCCTCTAAGATGTTTTAATTAATGTAGTTAAAGGTGGACCTATTTGATTTCTGCAGCCCGTTGTCATCAAACCGCGAGATATCTTTGAGAAGAGGACCCCATGAAAACTGCATTACCAAAGACTTAAATCTTAGCAGATGAAAGACATATAAACATTCCTAATTATTGCATACTTTAATTGGACAAATCAACAAGTTTCTACCACAAAATCTTCTGGGGAGATCCAACTATCTCCTAGTGCCACTCCTGCAtatggaagagaaaaagaatagGAAAACGAAATCGCTTTAGTTACTGCAAAAATATATCTACAATGAGCAcaatgactctctctctctctctctctgtctgtgtgtgtgtggcaATGTCCAGATAATTCTTGACATAGCTCGTTGGGGAAAGATTGTTTGAAAAGTGTTACCTCCCAATTTAAGCTTCAACTTCCCAGCTTCTATGGCCTTAAGTGCTGAGAGTGCAAGAGTGACTGCATATTTCCCACCATAAGATTCTGCCACAATGTGTAGAGGACTCTTTTGGAGGCTCTCATTTCTATTGAATATCTCCTCCAACAATGTTGTTAAATCAACTGCTGCCTCCTCATCGGTTTTGACTAACAGTTCTTCATCCTCCACAAAACTATATCCCGTTCCAACCGGATTATCCTACGTGAAATCCAATAGGTTTGTTAAAAGCAATGATCCTTTTACTTCATTGTAGATTTCCATTCACGACTAACTTACCACGAATAAAAGATCAGCTTTTCGCAACCATGTTGAATTCCTTGGCTTCAAATCACTGTCTAATGGCccaatctcttcaaaatttccAATCCCAACTCCTGAAGCACCCTATGAAGCTTGAAGAAATTAATACAAATATCGACAGTGAATCACAAAACTAGTGAAAGTGACAAATGAATTAGCTTGAAGAAACAAGTATATCATGTTCAAGAGTTTTTCAATACTCACAGGTCCACCCTGCAACCAAAGAATGATAGGCCATGGCTTGGAGCTGGGATCATCTTCAACCCTATAGGGACTTCTGTAAAGCCACCAGAACATGTGGGCTTCTGCATATATAACACAATCCAGATGCAAAGAATAACGTACACTTCCTTTGAGAAGAAAACTGAGAATacaaatgaataaattttttcactAACATCAACTTACTGGGTCTGACTTCAACATATCCCCATTCCTCTAATCCTTCCTGTGCTTTCGCTGCTGCTACTATTCCTCCGTGAAACAGAGGAAAAAAGAACAGTAGAGAGAAAACAAGAGAACACCATTTTCCCATTTAGAATGCAACAAATTATACGCTGACCACTACTCCAATTGATCAAAAAAATATGCTGTAAAGGAGATGATATAAGCACGGACGGAGTGAAGCTTATTTTGTCCGActccttaaaacaaattaaaaagcaGGCCAAAATAATTAATGCGTCTCATTTTTTGGGTCGAACAAACAATTTAAATGCTAGAAAAGAGATAGAAATAGTTGAATACAGCTCACCAATTGAGAGCTACGACAGCACACTAATGACAAAATATGGAATTGAGAGTTGGAAGTTTTCGATATTCTCCTTGTTGGCCCATGATGGTTCGCAatctcttcttattttttctattattagcATGAGATATCTACAATGGCAAGGCAAcacaaaagaaacaaacaaacaatacatgatcatgatcaaaTTATGGTTCGGAACTTCAACTCTAAGTTCCACACAGGACTGTTTTGCAGATCATGTAGACTATTGTTTGAAGAGTACGTTGCTTTCTCTtgtaaaaataagtaaaataaggtgggaaaattttataaaataagggATGGCCGAGCTTTGGATGGTGCCGATCATATGAGGTTAATTTGTGAGATTGCATGCGTACTGCATGCCggaacaatattatatatagtttttgcaATATTGCAGTGAAGGAGGCTGGAAGGCCGGCGTTAGAACTATTTCTGAGATGGCCTTTTGATGAACCAATCATATTCTTGAGTCTTTATTACCTCTTAAAAACGGTAGAAAAGCGAAAATGGCATGGGAAAGGTGATTCAAATTGTACcacttcatttaaaaataattcatgaaaccaattaccattttataatttattttaaaatcaaccAATGGGAATACATTTCTGGTGGTAGTGACGTTCgcaaaatcataatatcatGGTACATATATAATTCTTTCATATACATGTCATTTTCGTAATAACCTAATTTAAGGATGACATTAATCCTTATAAAGTTATGTATttaacagtatatatatattgcacacTTTGAATTAAGTTGTAGTACTACACGCCTCACACCacgccatatatatatatgcatctatTTTAATTCCAATCAGATTGCATGCAAGATATTGATCCCTAtcctgaatatatatatatgagtaatgctatatacagttgtAAAGTATGCAAACGTCACGC is a window from the Carya illinoinensis cultivar Pawnee chromosome 14, C.illinoinensisPawnee_v1, whole genome shotgun sequence genome containing:
- the LOC122293976 gene encoding serine carboxypeptidase-like 51 isoform X1, producing MGKWCSLVFSLLFFFPLFHGGIVAAAKAQEGLEEWGYVEVRPKAHMFWWLYRSPYRVEDDPSSKPWPIILWLQGGPGASGVGIGNFEEIGPLDSDLKPRNSTWLRKADLLFVDNPVGTGYSFVEDEELLVKTDEEAAVDLTTLLEEIFNRNESLQKSPLHIVAESYGGKYAVTLALSALKAIEAGKLKLKLGGVALGDSWISPEDFVFSWGPLLKDISRFDDNGLQKSNSLALKIKQHIEQGLYVDATNSWMQLESVVSSNNNNVDFYNFLLDFGSDSMTEVDFAKGISVKRYSSYLSSLRSSPGGVGDLGRLMNGVIKKKLKIIPENVEWEGQSETVFTKLVGEFMKPRIGEVDELLAKGVNVTVYNGQLDLICATMGTEAWIEKLKWEGLRNFSSTVRTPLYCGNNTRTEGFFKSYKNLHFYWVLGAGHFVPSDQPCVALNMVGAITQSPAASS
- the LOC122293976 gene encoding serine carboxypeptidase-like 51 isoform X2, which encodes MFWWLYRSPYRVEDDPSSKPWPIILWLQGGPGASGVGIGNFEEIGPLDSDLKPRNSTWLRKADLLFVDNPVGTGYSFVEDEELLVKTDEEAAVDLTTLLEEIFNRNESLQKSPLHIVAESYGGKYAVTLALSALKAIEAGKLKLKLGGVALGDSWISPEDFVFSWGPLLKDISRFDDNGLQKSNSLALKIKQHIEQGLYVDATNSWMQLESVVSSNNNNVDFYNFLLDFGSDSMTEVDFAKGISVKRYSSYLSSLRSSPGGVGDLGRLMNGVIKKKLKIIPENVEWEGQSETVFTKLVGEFMKPRIGEVDELLAKGVNVTVYNGQLDLICATMGTEAWIEKLKWEGLRNFSSTVRTPLYCGNNTRTEGFFKSYKNLHFYWVLGAGHFVPSDQPCVALNMVGAITQSPAASS